CCCAACCATACGTGGCGACGGCGCTGTTCACCAAATCGACCCCGGCCGTCCATTCGAGTGATCCGAGCACGATCCAGCAATATTGCTCTGCCGCAGCCAAATTCGACCACCAACCGTGACGATCACCACAACAACCGACACGGAAGCCTTGACGCCACGACGGGCCGAGAGGATATTTCAATACATGATGAATTCATCGCCTGCTGAATTCCCGACGCGCGGCGCGGTCTACGCCCGCGACCTCGTGGTGGCCCGCGCCGGCAACGAGGTGCTGCGCAGTTTGTCGTTCGACGTGCCGCGCGGCACCGTCGTCGGTCTCATGGGACCGTCGGGCTGCGGCAAGACGACCCTGATGCGCAGCATCGTCGGCGTGCAGCGCATCGAGAGCGGCCACCTCGACGTGCTCGACCACTCCCCGACCGACCATGCCTTGCGCCACCGCCTCGGCTACGTCACCCAAGCCGTCAGCGTCTACCGCGACCTCACCGTCCGCCAGAACGCCCGCTACTTCGCCGCCATCCAGGGGTCGACCCCGCACGCCGCCGATCGGGCGATCGACACCGTCGGGCTCGCCGATCACGCCGACCGCACCGTCGAGAACCTCAGTGGCGGGCAGGCCAGTCGCGCCTCGCTGGCCTGCGCGCTCGTCGGCGATCCCGAACTACTCGTGCTCGACGAGCCGACCGTCGGGCTCGACCCGGTGACCCGCGAGGAGATCTGGACCCACTTCCGGCGGCTCGCCGACGCCGGCGCGACCCTGCTCGTCTCCAGCCACGTCATGGACGAAGCCGCCCGCTGCGACAGCGTGCTGCTGATGCGCGACGGACGGCTGCTGGCCCACCTACCGCCGCAGGAACTGCTCGACCGCACCGGCGAGTCGACGATGGACGCCGCGTTCCTGTCACTGATCCGTCGCGGCAACGCCGGTCCGAAGCGCGCGAGCGACCACCAAGGAGACCGCCGATGAACGTCCGGATCACCCTCGCCACCGTCAAGCGCGTGCTGCAGCAGTTGCGCGCCGACCAGCGCACGATGGGCCTCATCGTGATGGTGCCGGCCCTGCTCATCACGCTCCTCTACTTCGTCTTCAACGACGCCCGAGTCTTCGACCGGATCGCGCTGACGATGCTCGGCATCCTGCCGATGCTGGTGATGTTCCTCGTGACCTCGGTGGCCATGCTGCGCGAACGCACCAGCGGCACCCTCGAACGGTTGCTCACCACACCACTGCACCGCGCCGACCTGCTCGTCGGCTACGCGTTCGCGTTCGCGTGCGCCGCCTTCGTGCAAGGTCTCGTGCTGGTCGTCATCACCCACTGGTTGCTCGGTGTCGACCCGTCCGGACCCATCACCTGGGCGCTACTGGTCGCCGTCGTGGGATCGATCGTCGGCGTCGCGACCGGGCTGCTCGCCAGCGCCTTCGCCCGCACCGAGTTCCAGGCCGTGCAGTTCATGCCCTTGGTGATCGGCCCGCAGATCTTTCTGTGCGGCCTGCTCGCCCCGCGCGACGGCATGCCGAAGGTGTTGCAGTGGCTATCCGACGCCCTCCCGATGACGTACGCGGTCAAGGCGCTGCAGGCGATCGGTGCCCAGGCCGATCCATCGGGTGACGTGCTGCGCAATGTGGGAATGCTGGCGCTCTTCGCGGTCGGCGCGCTGGCCCTGGCCGCCCTGTCGATGCCAAGGCAGACCCGGTGAACCGGCGCACCGGACGCCGCTCCGGCGAATCGACCGCGCGCGACGACATCCTCGAAGCGGCCCGGAAACTCTTCAGCAACAACGGTTTCGACCGCACCACCTTGCGCCAGGTGGCCGACAGCGCAGGCGTCGACCCCGCACTGATCAGCCACTACTTCGGCAACAAGCGCGGGCTGTTCGTGGCCGCCGTCGAGTTCCCCTCCGACCCTGCGGCCGTGCTCGAACCGGTGCGCACCTGCCCGCTCGACGAGCTCGCCGCCACGACGCTGCGCCAGATCCTGCAGGTGTGGGCGTCACCGGCCGGCCCGAGCGTGATCGCCCGGTTTCGGCAGGCCCTCACCGGCGGCGAGGACGAACTCGTGCGCGACCTGCTGACCAGCGTGATCCTGGCACCGATCCGCGAGCGCCTGCGCGGCACCGGCGACGATCTCGACCTGCGCCTCACCCTGTTCGCCAGCCAGGTCGCCGGCCTGCTCGTGACGCGCGAGATCCTCGCGCTCCCCCCGCTGCGCGCGGCGGACATCGACGCCCTCGTCGCCGCGGTCGCACCGAACCTGCAGCGCTACCTCACCGGCGCCATTACGCAGTGATCGGTCAGTCGGACGTCGCGGTGCCGGACGGCGCTGCCGCCGTGCCGGTCGGTGCTGCCGGGGTCGACGCCGGTGACGAGGACGCCGACGGTGACGCACTTGACGAGGCACTCGGCGATGTCGACGCCGACGACTTCGCCGCATTGAGCTTGACCACCCGGTCGAGCGCCGCCTTCATCTCGTTCATCGCCTTCTGGTAGCCGCCCAGGTCGCCCTTCTTCAGGGCGTCCTGGCCGCGCGTCCAGGCGGCACCGGCGTCCGACAGCGCCTTCTCGACGGTGTCCTGATCACCTGGTTTCGGCTCGGTCGTACCACCGTCCGATTCGCTGGCACCGAACAGGTCGTCGAGCGCGTTCTCCAGGGTCACACCCCAGGCGAGCTTCTCACCGAACTGCACCACGACCGCGCGTTGCAGCGGGAATCCCGTTGTGCCCGAAGCCTTCACGTAGATCGGCTGCACATAGAGCAGTCCGCCGGCCAGCGGCAGGGTCAGCAGGTTGCCCCGTTGCAGTCGGTCGCCGTTCGCCTGCATGAACACCGACAGTGTCTGCGGGAAGGTCGTCGAGGAGTCGTTGGAGGTGTTGACGTCGTTCTGGAACTGCGCCGGGCCCTTGATCGTGACGTTGCGCGGCATCGTCCAGAGGCGCAGCGTGCCGTACGACCCGTTCGGTTTGCCCGGGGCCGGCGTCGCATCGGAGTCGACCGACAGATAGGCCGCGAGGTTCTGGCGGCCGCGGCCGAGCGGGATGTAGGACGACGTGAGCGAGTAGGTCGGGGTGGTCACTCCCGGCATCGCGATCGACAGGTAATACGGCGGCTGCTGGCCGCTGCCCGCGCGGGTCGTGTCGGCCGGCACCTGCCAGAAGTCGGTGCCACTGAAGAAGGTGGCCGGGTCGGACACGTGGTACTTCGCGAGGATCTCCCGTTGCACCTTGAAGAGGTCCTCGGGGTAGCGCACGTGCGCGCGTACTTCGGCCGACATCTTCGACACCGGCAACACCGTGCCGCCGAACGCCTTGCGCCAGGTGGTCAGCACCGGGTCGGAGGCGTCCCACGCGTACAACTTCACGCTGCCGTCGTAGGCGTCGACGGTCGCCTTGACCGAGTTGCGGATGTAGTTGATCGAGCCGGCCTTGATCGACTGCACGTTGGAGGCGTTCGTGGTGATGGAGTCCTCGGTGGACGCGTCGAGCGAGGACATCTGCGAGTAGGGGTACCGCGAGCTGGTGGTGTAACCGTCGATGACCCACTGGATGCGGCCGTCGGCCACGATCGGGTACGGGTCGCCGTCGACCGTCAGCCAGGGCGCGACCTTCTTCACCCGGTCGGCCGGGTTGCGCACGTCGAGGATGCGCGACTGCTCGTTGATGCTGTCTGAGAACAGGAAGTTGTACTCCTGGTACTTCACCGCATAGGCCAACTTGCGGAGGACCCCACCGAGCGCCACTCCGCCGTTGCCGGTGTAGGTGGTGCGCCGCTCACCGCCGGTGCCCGAGTCGGGATAGTCGAGCTCGGCCGGAGCCGCACCGCGCTCGGCTCCGACGATGGAGTAGGACGGGCTCATCTCGCCGAAGTAGACGCGCGGCTCGAAGGTGCCGATCTTGCTGGTCTGCGGCATCGCCGACGCCACCCAGTTGGGTTGCCCCTCCGGGCCGCGCTGGTTGCCGTAGGCACCGACCACGCCGTAGCCGTGGGTGTAGACCGTGTGCTGGTTGACCCAGTTGCGCTGCCCGGTCGGCACCCCGCTCAGGTCGAGTTCGCGCACGCCGACGACGACGTCGGTCTCCTTGCCGTCGACCTTGTACCGGTCGACGTCCAACACGTCGGCGAACTGGTAGTACTGCTTCTGTCCCTCGTAGTTCCGGAATGTCGGCGAGATGATGTAGGGGTCGACCAACCGGATGCCGGGAATCGCGGCGGCGTCCTTGCGCCGCTCCGCCGGTTTGGCGTCGGTCTCCGGCGCGGTGTTGGTGGCGAGCAGATTCGTGAGTCCGTACGCCTGTTTCGTCGCCGCGATGTTGTGGGCGATGTACGGCGCCTCCAACGCGCGCGCGTTCGGGTTGACCTTGAAGTTGGCGATGATGGTCGGGTAGATGCCCGACAGTGCCAGCGTCAGCACCACCATCGACGCAATGCCGATGACCGGCAACCGCCAGGTGCGGGTCCAGATCGTCGCGATGAACAGGCCCGCGCACAGCACGGCGGCAACGGCGAGCACCGCCTTCGTGGGGATCTGCACGTGATCGGCGGTGTAGTCGATGCCCGTGATGAGCCGCGAGTCCTTGGTGGTCAACGCGTAGCGGTCGAGCCAGTAGGCGACGGCGCGCACGAGCACCAACACGCCACCGATGATCGACAGCTGCACCCGGGCGGCGCTGGTGAACTTCGAGCCGGGTTCACGAGTGAGCGAGATGCCGCCGTAGATGTAGTGGACGACCGCCGACGCGACGAGCGCGAACAACACCGCCATCGTGAGCATCGCGGTGACCAGCTGCCACCACGGCAGCGAGAAGACGAAGAAGCCGATGTCCTTGCCGAACTTCGGGTCTTTGACACCGAAGTCGACGCCGTTCCACCAAAGCGTGAACACCTTCCACTGACTGCCGGCGACCGCGCCACCGAACAGACCGAGCAGCAGCGGGATGCCACCGAAGGCGAAGGTGCGCGCCGGCTCCACCATGGCGCGGTAACGTTCCATCGCGTCGGGCTCGAGGGTGCCCGGCGGCAGGAACGGACGCTGCCGGTAGGCCAACCGGATCGCCAGCCACACCGGCGCGGCGGTGAGCAGGAAACCGCCCACGAACATCCCGATCTTGGTGAGCAGTTCGTTGCGGAAGACGTTGCCGTAACCGATCGCGTCGAACCACAGCTTCTCGGTCCACAACCGGGCCCCGAGACGGATGCCGAGGTAGGCGGCGACCAGCACGGCGGCAAGGATCAACCACTTGCTGCCGGTGTTGAAACCACGCAGCCGACCGCGGCCCCGCGGCGTGCTGGGGCGCTCGTCACCTGGGGTGTCGTCGGCCGAACTCACCTGTACCTCCGTCGGGCTCGCGCCTGTGCGTCTGCCCAGACCCTAACCCGGCGCGCCGCCGTCTGTTCCCCCCGGTCGCCATACCTGTGGGACGGCTGTCAGCCGGTGGTGGGTTGGGGACGGTCGGTGCCGTGCGCGACGATGGGGCCATGAGCTCCCAGCAGGAACCCGTCGCCAAGCCCGTCCTCAGCCCGCTGGGTGAGTGCGCCGTCGACACCGAACGTCATGTCGCGGCCGGCGGCTGGGACCAGCCGCCGCGGCTGTTCGCGCTCGCCACCAACTCCGCGCTGCTCGCCGGCGAACCGGCGCTGGCCGACCAACTGCACGGCGCCGAACCGTCGGGTATCAGCGCGATCGAGCAGGAGGGCATGCCGCGCACCTCCTCGATCGAGTCGATGCTCGGCCGTCTCGCCTGGCCCGCCGAGGTCGAGGGCGTGCTGCTCGCGATCGAACGCATCGTCGTGCCCCCGGAGGCCGAGAACGACCTCCCCGACAGCCCCGAGCAGGCCGCCGAGGTGCTGGCCGCGCACCCCGACCGGCGCGACGTCCGGTTGGTGGTGGCGGTGCTGCGCGACGGCGAGCAGATCTGCCTGCTGCGGCAGCGCGAGTACGACGAGGACGACAAGGTGGCCGTCGGCCAGGACATCGCGCCCGGCCTGGTGGCCGCGCTCAAGGCGAGCCTGGAGGACTGACTCAGTTCGTCGGCGAGCAGGACGGCAGGCCGCTGGTCTGCCCGGCGGCGATCCTCGGCATCACCGCGAGCGCCTCGGCGAAGGTCGACACCTTCACGACCGTCATGCCCTTCGGCTCGTGGCCGACGACCTCGCCGCAGTCGGACGCGGGGGCAAGGAAGTAGGTGGCGCCGGCGTTCTTGGCGCCCACCATCTTGTGCTGCACTCCCCCGATCGGCCCGACCTCACCGAGTTCGTTCATCGTGCCGGTGCCGGCCACCTTCTTGCCGCCGGTCAACGCGCCGGGCGTGATCTTGTCGTAGATCGCGAGCGTGAACATCATTCCCGCGGACGGACCGCCGACGTTACCGGCGTTGACCTTCACCTCGAACGGCATCGTGTACTCGGGGTTGAGCCCGATGCCGAAGATCGCCCGCCCGTCCTGCGCCCCGGTGCGTGCCTGCACCGTCATCGTCCTGCCGGCGCGCTTGAGCTCGACCGGCACGGTCGCGCCCGCCTTCACGGTGCCCATCGCGGCGTGCACGGAGGCGAGGTCGGTCACCTGCTTGCCGTTGACCTTGATCAGTTCGTCGTTGACCTTCAGGGCGTCGCCGGCCGGGGCCTTCTCGGCCACGGCGCCGACCAACACCTTCTCCGGCACCTTGTATCCGGCGGCCCGCATCGCCACCACTTCGGCCGTCTCCTGCGAGTCGGTCATGTCGGCGGCGTTCTGCTGCTTGATCTGGTCGCCCGAGACGTTCTTGGGGAACCACATCTCCTCGGGTTCGATCTCGGCGTTCTTGTCCAGGAACTTCGCCTGCAGGTACTCCAACACCGACACCGGATAGTTGGGGCCACCGGCGATCGACACCGTGGTGAAGTCGAGCGCACCCGACGTGGGGTAGGTCTGCGCGCCGACGATCGAGATGACCTCCTTGCCGTCGACCTTGCCGAGCGTGTCGGTCGCCGGGCCGGGACGCAGAATGGCGACCGGCACCTTGATCACCGACATCAGGGCGATCGCGACCACCAGGACGGCGGTCAGCACCACCAGGACGAGGTTGCGCCGGGACATCGACGGACGGCGGGCAGCGACGGTGGCGTTGCTGCCGTAACTGCCGTAGGCGCCCTCGGAGGGGCTGCCGGGGTTGTTCTCGGGAAAGCTCACAGTCCGACCCACTCGTCGCTGCCGTCGGCGAAACTCTGGTGCTTCCAGATCGGCACCCGCACCTTCAGG
This genomic stretch from Calidifontibacter indicus harbors:
- a CDS encoding ABC transporter ATP-binding protein; the encoded protein is MMNSSPAEFPTRGAVYARDLVVARAGNEVLRSLSFDVPRGTVVGLMGPSGCGKTTLMRSIVGVQRIESGHLDVLDHSPTDHALRHRLGYVTQAVSVYRDLTVRQNARYFAAIQGSTPHAADRAIDTVGLADHADRTVENLSGGQASRASLACALVGDPELLVLDEPTVGLDPVTREEIWTHFRRLADAGATLLVSSHVMDEAARCDSVLLMRDGRLLAHLPPQELLDRTGESTMDAAFLSLIRRGNAGPKRASDHQGDRR
- a CDS encoding ABC transporter permease, which produces MNVRITLATVKRVLQQLRADQRTMGLIVMVPALLITLLYFVFNDARVFDRIALTMLGILPMLVMFLVTSVAMLRERTSGTLERLLTTPLHRADLLVGYAFAFACAAFVQGLVLVVITHWLLGVDPSGPITWALLVAVVGSIVGVATGLLASAFARTEFQAVQFMPLVIGPQIFLCGLLAPRDGMPKVLQWLSDALPMTYAVKALQAIGAQADPSGDVLRNVGMLALFAVGALALAALSMPRQTR
- a CDS encoding TetR family transcriptional regulator: MNRRTGRRSGESTARDDILEAARKLFSNNGFDRTTLRQVADSAGVDPALISHYFGNKRGLFVAAVEFPSDPAAVLEPVRTCPLDELAATTLRQILQVWASPAGPSVIARFRQALTGGEDELVRDLLTSVILAPIRERLRGTGDDLDLRLTLFASQVAGLLVTREILALPPLRAADIDALVAAVAPNLQRYLTGAITQ
- a CDS encoding UPF0182 family protein, producing MSSADDTPGDERPSTPRGRGRLRGFNTGSKWLILAAVLVAAYLGIRLGARLWTEKLWFDAIGYGNVFRNELLTKIGMFVGGFLLTAAPVWLAIRLAYRQRPFLPPGTLEPDAMERYRAMVEPARTFAFGGIPLLLGLFGGAVAGSQWKVFTLWWNGVDFGVKDPKFGKDIGFFVFSLPWWQLVTAMLTMAVLFALVASAVVHYIYGGISLTREPGSKFTSAARVQLSIIGGVLVLVRAVAYWLDRYALTTKDSRLITGIDYTADHVQIPTKAVLAVAAVLCAGLFIATIWTRTWRLPVIGIASMVVLTLALSGIYPTIIANFKVNPNARALEAPYIAHNIAATKQAYGLTNLLATNTAPETDAKPAERRKDAAAIPGIRLVDPYIISPTFRNYEGQKQYYQFADVLDVDRYKVDGKETDVVVGVRELDLSGVPTGQRNWVNQHTVYTHGYGVVGAYGNQRGPEGQPNWVASAMPQTSKIGTFEPRVYFGEMSPSYSIVGAERGAAPAELDYPDSGTGGERRTTYTGNGGVALGGVLRKLAYAVKYQEYNFLFSDSINEQSRILDVRNPADRVKKVAPWLTVDGDPYPIVADGRIQWVIDGYTTSSRYPYSQMSSLDASTEDSITTNASNVQSIKAGSINYIRNSVKATVDAYDGSVKLYAWDASDPVLTTWRKAFGGTVLPVSKMSAEVRAHVRYPEDLFKVQREILAKYHVSDPATFFSGTDFWQVPADTTRAGSGQQPPYYLSIAMPGVTTPTYSLTSSYIPLGRGRQNLAAYLSVDSDATPAPGKPNGSYGTLRLWTMPRNVTIKGPAQFQNDVNTSNDSSTTFPQTLSVFMQANGDRLQRGNLLTLPLAGGLLYVQPIYVKASGTTGFPLQRAVVVQFGEKLAWGVTLENALDDLFGASESDGGTTEPKPGDQDTVEKALSDAGAAWTRGQDALKKGDLGGYQKAMNEMKAALDRVVKLNAAKSSASTSPSASSSASPSASSSPASTPAAPTGTAAAPSGTATSD
- a CDS encoding PPA1309 family protein — translated: MSSQQEPVAKPVLSPLGECAVDTERHVAAGGWDQPPRLFALATNSALLAGEPALADQLHGAEPSGISAIEQEGMPRTSSIESMLGRLAWPAEVEGVLLAIERIVVPPEAENDLPDSPEQAAEVLAAHPDRRDVRLVVAVLRDGEQICLLRQREYDEDDKVAVGQDIAPGLVAALKASLED
- a CDS encoding YlbL family protein, producing MSFPENNPGSPSEGAYGSYGSNATVAARRPSMSRRNLVLVVLTAVLVVAIALMSVIKVPVAILRPGPATDTLGKVDGKEVISIVGAQTYPTSGALDFTTVSIAGGPNYPVSVLEYLQAKFLDKNAEIEPEEMWFPKNVSGDQIKQQNAADMTDSQETAEVVAMRAAGYKVPEKVLVGAVAEKAPAGDALKVNDELIKVNGKQVTDLASVHAAMGTVKAGATVPVELKRAGRTMTVQARTGAQDGRAIFGIGLNPEYTMPFEVKVNAGNVGGPSAGMMFTLAIYDKITPGALTGGKKVAGTGTMNELGEVGPIGGVQHKMVGAKNAGATYFLAPASDCGEVVGHEPKGMTVVKVSTFAEALAVMPRIAAGQTSGLPSCSPTN